In Aquiflexum balticum DSM 16537, a single genomic region encodes these proteins:
- a CDS encoding GNAT family N-acetyltransferase, with amino-acid sequence MENNSFIIKPASEKDCIYAETITLEMEESAKARGTGIAKRSPEYIKAKMREGKAVIATTNNGEWAGFCYIEAWGHGKFVANSGLIVAPQFRKFGLASQIKNEIFKLSRSKYPDSKIFGLTTGAAVMKINSGLGYIPVSYGDLTDDEEFWKGCNSCVNVEILKSKNRQNCLCTAMLYDPSKKAKTEDVALRKDFKKNIKLFERWTRLKKYILLNIKKTKTKTLNLF; translated from the coding sequence ATGGAAAATAATTCCTTTATCATAAAACCTGCTTCAGAAAAAGACTGCATATACGCTGAGACAATCACATTGGAAATGGAAGAGTCTGCAAAAGCGCGCGGGACTGGAATAGCCAAAAGATCTCCTGAGTACATCAAGGCCAAGATGCGTGAAGGTAAAGCCGTAATTGCCACGACCAACAATGGTGAATGGGCCGGTTTTTGCTACATTGAAGCTTGGGGCCATGGAAAATTTGTGGCCAACTCTGGTCTTATCGTAGCACCCCAATTCCGCAAATTCGGATTGGCCAGCCAGATCAAAAATGAAATATTCAAGCTTAGCCGCAGCAAATATCCGGATTCAAAAATCTTTGGACTGACTACAGGCGCAGCTGTGATGAAAATCAATTCCGGATTGGGTTATATACCTGTATCTTATGGAGACCTCACAGATGATGAAGAATTCTGGAAAGGATGTAACAGCTGTGTCAATGTGGAAATTCTGAAAAGCAAAAACAGGCAGAATTGTCTGTGTACTGCAATGCTTTACGACCCTTCCAAAAAAGCAAAAACAGAGGATGTTGCCTTAAGAAAAGACTTTAAGAAAAACATCAAGCTGTTTGAGCGATGGACAAGACTG